A single region of the Amphiura filiformis chromosome 7, Afil_fr2py, whole genome shotgun sequence genome encodes:
- the LOC140156969 gene encoding F-box and leucine-rich repeat protein 13-like isoform X1 gives MGQVKSRRRGLTKSKANADDKSNFDKTGKKTKDHPACINDILVDDVLLKIFSFLTVFEKLTVSRACKRWNTLMKEPQLWHMIDFHRERRNDEYSIEEGTEERCTLAALKTYARFLKRVYLHVVTVDVLHYVTNNCPHLQTLSIMPSGPYQQMVMWYLCKRGEENCEYIRGPSFVLPSTLRKLQLSFSMIDPRLVEDPFECNDITQRVLNTVSHCDNLYHLTLMECAQLHMLLVPLARGFPNLRELWLLKFTTDPSDSNTNFQEILCQIVRSLKDLKSLRFIPRFRQIAYIPAIIIGPSIYAINDILCKQLGQLRDLKDFGIGDVRFTLESFIILTSTLVYLEELTLRNCDCVTDEILSFIAKDLSCLKMLDLTGSRPYTDKGLIPLQYHPSLQIIKFYRPSDIPFQSYAGLFETFVTLPKLEQVKGLGAIDLCNADIRTYFEQLLFMKPNVKLDIKIEKEFKSQQI, from the exons ATGGGTCAAGTCAAGAGTCGGCGAAGGGGATTGACGAAATCAAAGGCAAATGCTGACGATAAATCAAATTTTGACAAGACAGGAAAAAAGACAAAAGACCACCCAGCGTGTATCAACGACATACTTGTAGATGATGTACTACTTAAGATATTTTCTTTCTTGACCGTATTTGAGAAACTTACAGTATCCAG AGCTTGCAAGAGATGGAACACTCTTATGAAAGAACCCCAATTATGGCACATGATAGATTTCCATAGAGAAAGACGCAACGATGAATATTCCATTGAGGAAGGGACTGAGGAAAGGTGTACTCTTGCAGCACTTAAAACTTACGCTCGATTTTTAAAAAGAGTGTATCTTCACGTGGTAACTGTTGATGTCCTACATTATGTAACAAACAACTGTCCACATTTGCAAACATTATCCATCATGCCTTCCGGACCGTATCAGCAAATGGTCATGTGGTACCTATGTAAACGGGGTGAGGAAAATTGTGAATACATAAGAGGGCCTAGTTTTGTTTTACCGTCTACATTGAGAAAACTACAGTTATCGTTTAGCATGATCGATCCTAGATTAGTGGAAGATCCGTTCGAGTGCAATGACATTACACAGAGAGTTTTAAACACTGTATCTCATTGTGATAATTTGTATCACTTAACGCTCATGGAATGTGCACAATTGCACATGCTTTTGGTTCCATTAGCGAGAGGATTTCCGAATCTACGGGAACTGTGGCTGCTAAAATTCACCACCGATCCATCCGATTCAAatacaaattttcaggaaattttatgCCAAATCGTGCGCAGTTTAAAAGACCTGAAAAGTCTTCGGTTTATACCACGTTTTCGACAAATTGCATATATTCCAGCAATTATTATCGGTCCTTCAATTTATGCTATCAATGATATCCTCTGCAAACAATTAGGGCAGCTGCGAGATTTAAAAGATTTCGGAATTGGTGATGTCAGATTTACTCTGGAATCGTTCATTATTTTGACAAGCACATTAGTATATCTTGAGGAGCTTACTTTAAGGAACTGTGACTGCGTAACAGACGAAATTCTTTCATTCATAGCAAAGGATTTGTCCTGTTTGAAGATGTTAGATTTAACTGGTTCACGACCGTATACTGATAAGGGCTTAATACCATTGCAGTACCAtccatcacttcaaatcatcaagTTCTATAGACCCAGTGATATTCCGTTTCAATCATATGCAGGGCTTTTTGAGACATTTGTGACATTACCAAAACTTGAGCAGGTAAAAGGTCTTGGTGCCATCGATTTATGCAATGCAGACATTCGAACATATTTTGAGCAGTTACTCTTCATGAAACCAAATGTGAAATTGGATATCAAAATTGAGAAAGAGTTCAAAAGTCAACAGATATGA
- the LOC140156969 gene encoding F-box/LRR-repeat protein 12-like isoform X2, whose translation MGQVKSRRRGLTKSKANADDKSNFDKTGKKTKDHPACINDILVDDVLLKIFSFLTVFEKLTVSRTCKRWHNLIKESHLWQTVDFWNSSTLLKDSRSWDIPKEGIDVDAKSALRILQSYTDSLLKRVYLRASNLAVMRYLSNNCPNLQTLSLLSSEQHIPYCDVDINGYFSESNFALPLTLEQLQLSFSAVTLGLSESSEFKMLTMMQFKHTVLPNIIKCQHLRHITLKMCNGISVEDVEILTSGLPKLQEIWMLTFATYPDTTETLEEILRRIVHNLPDLTSLRFMPVNRSFSGYGDYPPSYNIDNLLQDLSKRSHLRELRVRDAMFNPEAFAAMTRAQEKMEELVLWNCDCVTDEIMKIIARDLPSLKILELPFSRPYTDRGLKALNHHPSLHTLNVFRSMLDVSFQALSTEVIFDTLLTLPNLEQAGGLHWQSIDADFPQFVEKLRVTKPNIRIEMS comes from the exons ATGGGTCAAGTCAAGAGTCGGCGAAGGGGATTGACGAAATCAAAGGCAAATGCTGACGATAAATCAAATTTTGACAAGACAGGAAAAAAGACAAAAGACCACCCAGCGTGTATCAACGACATACTTGTAGATGATGTACTACTTAAGATATTTTCTTTCTTGACCGTATTTGAGAAACTTACAGTATCCAG AACTTGCAAAAGATGGCACAACCTCATCAAAGAATCTCATTTATGGCAAACTGTAGATTTCTGGAATAGTAGCACATTATTAAAGGACAGCAGAAGTTGGGATATTCCTAAAGAGGGGATTGATGTTGACGCAAAGTCGGCGTTACGAATTCTTCAATCGTACACAGATTCCTTGTTGAAACGGGTGTATCTCAGGGCATCAAACTTGGCCGTTATGCGATACTTGTCCAACAACTGTCCAAATCTACAAACACTTTCACTTTTGTCATCAGAACAACATATTCCATATTGTGATGTCGACATCAATGGATATTTCTCCGAGTCAAATTTTGCCCTACCTTTGACACTTGAACAACTACAGTTGTCTTTCTCAGCTGTGACACTGGGTTTAAGTGAATCGTCAGAGTTCAAGATGTTAACCATGATGCAATTTAAACATACAGTCTTACCAAACATtataaaatgtcaacatttacgcCACATAACATTGAAAATGTGTAATGGAATATCTGTAGAAGATGTTGAAATATTAACATCTGGATTACCGAAGCTTCAAGAAATCTGGATGCTCACTTTTGCAACTTATCCTGACACTACTGAAACTCTTGAAGAGATCCTTAGACGCATTGTTCATAATCTTCCAGATCTTACAAGTCTACGTTTCATGCCAGTCAATCGTAGCTTCTCCGGCTATGGTGATTATCCACCAAGTTACAATATAGACAATCTCTTACAAGATTTAAGCAAACGATCTCACCTGAGAGAATTGCGCGTCCGAGATGCTATGTTCAATCCGGAAGCGTTCGCAGCAATGACCAGAGCTCAAGAGAAGATGGAGGAACTTGTACTATGGAACTGTGACTGCGTTACTGACGAAATCATGAAAATCATCGCACGAGATCTGCCTAGTCTGAAGATTTTAGAATTGCCTTTCTCTCGACCGTACACAGACAGAGGATTAAAGGCCTTAAATCATCATCCGTCGTTGCATACGTTGAATGTATTTAGGTCCATGTTGGATGTGTCTTTTCAGGCACTTTCGACAGAAGTCATCTTTGATACACTGCTGACGTTACCAAACCTTGAGCAAGCAGGAGGTTTGCATTGGCAAAGTATAGATGCTGACTTTCCGCAATTTGTGGAGAAACTACGAGTGACTAAGCCAAATATTAGGATTGAAATGTCATAA